One stretch of Solibacillus isronensis DNA includes these proteins:
- a CDS encoding DUF4870 domain-containing protein produces MESKWSKIIIHASAFFAPFLVPILFFLISSEDEVKRTAIQALLFQVVFGILIAIAGVLSVLLIGLPFLLVFLLIFWIAPVIGIVKALSDQHWNYPIVGRWV; encoded by the coding sequence ATGGAATCTAAATGGTCGAAAATCATTATTCATGCCAGTGCATTCTTTGCTCCGTTCCTAGTACCGATTCTGTTTTTCTTAATAAGTTCTGAAGATGAAGTAAAGCGTACAGCAATCCAAGCATTGCTTTTCCAAGTCGTATTCGGAATTTTAATAGCAATTGCAGGAGTTCTTTCTGTATTGTTAATTGGTTTACCATTCCTATTAGTATTTTTACTCATTTTCTGGATTGCACCTGTCATCGGTATTGTAAAAGCATTATCTGATCAGCACTGGAATTATCCAATTGTCGGACGCTGGGTATAA
- a CDS encoding acyltransferase, which translates to MKGVVMMKFHKGRLKFVLPLSLGVAIASYIMLVNNYAEVGDRDRILIVIGATILTAVISYFLFPQEGDNPKDRGPY; encoded by the coding sequence GTGAAAGGCGTTGTAATGATGAAGTTTCATAAAGGGCGTTTGAAATTTGTTTTACCATTGTCACTTGGGGTGGCGATCGCTTCGTATATTATGCTCGTAAACAATTATGCAGAAGTAGGCGACCGCGACCGGATTTTAATAGTTATTGGAGCAACCATCTTAACCGCAGTTATTTCCTACTTTTTATTCCCGCAGGAAGGGGATAACCCGAAAGATAGAGGCCCATATTAA
- a CDS encoding globin-coupled sensor protein, with translation MGILFSRATKVSNKPYFEIANYAQQVNLDVSNYPNLHKQLQLLKLTKEDLAVIKQLEPFAQQVVPVMVEKFYGAISLSPELVDIIGSSARMERLKGTLTKHLEAMFNCNIDSNYIEERQTIAHVHVKIGLQSKWYIASFQSLMTTFIDFTSQIEMSNEEMAKAINAFSKLINFEQQLVIEAYEKEEQRIRTESLEMKYRIVERIQQTAQELTHISDQTNASLQEIASQTEEIASNTTQGLNLVAETENKSTTGTTYLVNQTAIMTNILDRVDTLESSMVKLRQSSKKIAEIVGLVTGIADQTNLLALNASIEAARAGEHGKGFAVVADEVRKLAEETKNAVQNVSHLIKETELSISQMSDSVSSVDEQVKMSVDTQKNLADSFTSITEAVHGIKTQYENTNEDIHAISSVITGLTHTSNNVLTSSDSLLHIVQELHD, from the coding sequence ATGGGTATTCTGTTTTCAAGAGCAACAAAAGTTTCAAACAAGCCTTATTTTGAAATTGCAAATTATGCACAGCAAGTAAACCTGGATGTTTCAAACTATCCTAACTTACATAAACAGCTTCAATTGCTAAAATTAACGAAAGAGGATTTAGCCGTGATTAAACAGCTTGAGCCTTTTGCACAACAAGTTGTTCCAGTTATGGTGGAGAAGTTTTACGGTGCAATCAGCTTAAGTCCGGAGCTCGTTGATATTATAGGAAGTTCAGCTCGAATGGAGCGTCTGAAAGGGACATTAACAAAGCATTTAGAAGCGATGTTCAACTGTAATATCGATTCAAATTATATAGAGGAACGACAAACGATTGCGCATGTCCATGTTAAAATCGGACTGCAATCGAAGTGGTATATTGCATCATTCCAATCGCTAATGACAACGTTTATCGACTTTACCAGTCAAATTGAAATGTCGAATGAAGAAATGGCTAAAGCTATTAATGCTTTTTCAAAACTAATCAACTTCGAGCAGCAGCTTGTGATTGAAGCATATGAAAAAGAAGAGCAGCGCATTCGTACTGAAAGTTTGGAAATGAAATACCGGATTGTAGAGCGAATTCAACAAACTGCACAAGAGTTAACGCATATTAGTGATCAGACAAATGCCTCATTGCAGGAAATCGCGAGTCAAACCGAAGAAATTGCTTCCAACACAACACAGGGATTGAATTTAGTAGCGGAAACAGAAAATAAATCAACGACAGGGACTACATATTTAGTTAACCAGACAGCCATCATGACAAACATTTTAGATCGTGTGGACACACTTGAATCATCAATGGTTAAACTACGTCAATCATCCAAAAAAATTGCTGAAATTGTAGGGTTAGTAACAGGGATTGCCGATCAGACAAACTTGCTTGCATTAAATGCATCTATTGAAGCAGCACGTGCAGGTGAACACGGGAAAGGATTTGCCGTAGTAGCTGATGAAGTTCGAAAGCTTGCTGAGGAAACTAAAAATGCGGTACAAAACGTATCTCATTTAATTAAAGAAACCGAACTTAGTATTTCACAAATGTCCGACTCTGTTTCAAGTGTTGATGAACAAGTAAAAATGAGCGTGGATACGCAAAAGAACTTGGCGGATTCCTTTACATCGATTACAGAAGCCGTACATGGCATCAAAACACAATATGAAAACACGAATGAAGACATTCATGCGATATCATCAGTTATTACCGGTTTAACACATACATCTAACAATGTTTTAACATCATCGGATTCATTGCTCCACATTGTGCAGGAACTGCATGATTAA
- a CDS encoding acyl-CoA thioesterase, translating to MKNTLPMSFSKSIQTRLVLPPDTNHHQSIFGGKVLAYIDEIAAIAAMKHCQGEVVTASFDSVDFVSSAYAGDMIELEAVVSGTGRTSMEVYVRVVSRNIKTGAKKLTTESFVTMVAIDQNGKPKEVPGVEPETDFERHLFETGPIRQEHRKQKRALSKKRRA from the coding sequence ATGAAAAATACTCTGCCTATGAGCTTTTCAAAATCTATCCAAACACGATTAGTACTACCTCCTGATACAAATCATCATCAATCGATATTCGGAGGAAAAGTGTTAGCATATATTGATGAAATTGCGGCGATTGCTGCAATGAAACATTGCCAAGGTGAAGTCGTCACTGCTTCTTTTGACTCAGTAGATTTCGTATCCTCTGCCTATGCAGGTGATATGATTGAGTTAGAAGCTGTTGTATCCGGAACAGGTCGTACTTCGATGGAAGTATATGTACGGGTTGTATCAAGAAATATTAAAACAGGTGCAAAGAAATTAACGACGGAATCATTCGTAACGATGGTCGCGATCGACCAAAACGGCAAGCCGAAAGAAGTGCCGGGTGTTGAACCGGAAACAGATTTCGAACGCCATTTATTTGAAACCGGTCCGATTCGTCAGGAGCACCGGAAACAGAAGCGAGCATTATCAAAGAAACGCCGTGCATAA
- a CDS encoding aldehyde dehydrogenase family protein codes for MKQTKLWINGQWESTNETTELTAPYTGEVLANVAKATAADVERAIEGAHQTFRAFKKTTAYERAEILYKVVTIMRERKQELAKILTDEAAKPISAGIAEIERTIATYQFAAEAAKQSTGETIPMDAAPGVKDRIGYTKRVPLGVVSAITPFNFPFNLVAHKLGPAFAVGNTVVLKPASQTPLSALAMAEIFKEAGLPDGALQIVTGSGGELSETLVTHPLVKKVTFTGSGAVGLKIKEKIGLRKITLELGSNAALIVEPSTPLEKIMKRGVGGAFGFAGQVCISLQRIYVHTSIYEAFTKLFVEETKKLVVGDPHDEKTDVSAMIHPDEVSRIKNWIEEAKQQGATVAAGAEFTERTCSPTVMTNVKPDMRIVCEETFAPIVSIVPYETLDEAIALVNRSELALNAGIYTNVLTDAMKAAEEIEAGAVIINDIPTFRVDNMPYGGVKMSGYGKEGIKYAVEEMTDLKFITMKLNYE; via the coding sequence ATGAAACAGACAAAATTATGGATTAATGGCCAATGGGAAAGTACGAACGAAACGACTGAGTTAACAGCACCTTATACAGGAGAAGTACTTGCAAATGTAGCAAAAGCAACGGCAGCGGACGTGGAGCGTGCAATTGAAGGCGCACATCAAACATTCCGGGCATTCAAGAAAACGACTGCTTATGAACGCGCCGAAATTTTATACAAGGTCGTAACGATCATGCGGGAACGAAAACAAGAACTTGCAAAAATATTGACGGATGAAGCGGCAAAACCGATATCAGCAGGTATTGCCGAAATAGAACGTACGATTGCGACATACCAGTTCGCTGCAGAAGCGGCAAAACAAAGTACAGGCGAAACGATTCCGATGGATGCAGCGCCAGGTGTAAAAGACAGAATTGGTTATACGAAACGAGTTCCATTAGGCGTAGTTTCTGCGATTACCCCATTTAATTTTCCATTTAATCTTGTAGCCCATAAATTAGGTCCAGCTTTTGCTGTAGGGAATACAGTTGTATTAAAACCTGCATCCCAAACGCCGTTAAGTGCACTTGCAATGGCTGAAATCTTCAAAGAAGCAGGTTTACCGGATGGCGCATTGCAAATTGTGACAGGCAGCGGCGGGGAATTGAGCGAAACACTCGTAACACATCCACTTGTAAAAAAGGTGACATTTACAGGTAGTGGCGCGGTTGGCTTAAAGATTAAAGAAAAAATCGGCTTGCGAAAAATTACACTAGAGCTTGGTTCAAATGCGGCACTCATTGTAGAACCTTCAACACCGCTTGAAAAGATTATGAAGCGTGGTGTAGGCGGTGCATTTGGATTTGCCGGACAAGTATGTATTTCATTGCAACGGATTTATGTTCATACTTCAATTTATGAGGCATTTACAAAATTATTTGTTGAAGAGACAAAGAAACTAGTTGTCGGAGATCCGCATGATGAAAAAACAGATGTGAGTGCAATGATTCATCCTGATGAAGTTAGCCGTATAAAAAACTGGATTGAAGAGGCGAAACAGCAAGGTGCAACGGTTGCAGCAGGAGCTGAATTTACAGAGCGCACATGCTCTCCAACGGTCATGACGAATGTAAAGCCTGATATGAGGATTGTTTGTGAGGAGACTTTTGCACCAATCGTATCCATTGTGCCGTATGAAACGCTGGATGAGGCGATTGCCCTTGTAAACAGATCGGAGCTTGCGTTAAATGCGGGTATTTACACAAATGTATTAACAGATGCCATGAAAGCTGCTGAAGAGATTGAAGCAGGCGCAGTGATCATTAACGATATTCCAACGTTCCGTGTAGACAATATGCCGTATGGGGGCGTCAAAATGAGCGGCTACGGTAAAGAAGGCATTAAGTATGCAGTGGAAGAAATGACCGATTTAAAATTTATTACAATGAAGTTGAATTATGAATAG
- a CDS encoding DUF4003 family protein, giving the protein MDQTAFIQLLKNNNERMELFFGADVQSNARIPLAVQFTFSRETFNGPLFEKNVKDIHSQKSKQSFFEFFSTTSNRSVLTYKMLAHFVLHPQPEQELQRVNFNEKALLKAGFKSSGYQRIAALFLIDEAHAKKAKILHDEMKKYHFFLTGKDDIPYAVLLTRKQSDPVKIAETMRKYYDALHGKGFKNGDALQAMTQLLPLYDEEFQPVLVDYVVAMKQSFINSGVNVKKRFYPYLSLLALAGATSEVVDEIVEMERALVKLPMFMDMQAYALMTAAQYVLKSFIENDMLSDFNDSLLFMQALAMSDYIGDIPFLLAFDILDISF; this is encoded by the coding sequence ATGGATCAAACAGCTTTTATACAGTTACTTAAAAATAATAATGAGCGGATGGAGCTATTTTTCGGAGCGGATGTTCAAAGCAATGCCCGGATACCGTTAGCGGTACAATTTACATTTTCACGTGAAACATTTAACGGTCCTTTATTCGAGAAAAATGTAAAAGATATACATAGCCAAAAATCCAAGCAATCATTCTTCGAGTTCTTCTCTACGACATCAAATAGATCAGTTTTAACGTATAAGATGTTAGCCCATTTCGTCTTGCATCCACAGCCTGAACAGGAGCTTCAGCGAGTAAATTTCAATGAAAAGGCGTTATTGAAAGCAGGGTTTAAAAGCAGTGGTTATCAACGAATTGCAGCTCTTTTTTTAATAGACGAAGCACATGCAAAAAAAGCAAAAATCTTACATGACGAAATGAAAAAGTATCATTTCTTTCTGACGGGCAAAGATGATATCCCATATGCGGTTTTACTGACGAGAAAGCAAAGTGACCCGGTTAAGATTGCCGAAACAATGCGGAAATACTATGATGCATTACACGGTAAAGGGTTTAAAAATGGGGATGCTCTACAGGCAATGACACAGCTATTGCCATTGTATGATGAGGAATTTCAGCCTGTATTGGTTGATTATGTAGTTGCGATGAAGCAGTCATTTATCAATAGTGGCGTGAATGTGAAGAAAAGGTTTTATCCATATTTATCCTTGCTTGCTTTAGCAGGAGCTACATCGGAAGTTGTCGATGAAATTGTAGAAATGGAACGGGCACTCGTCAAGCTTCCGATGTTTATGGATATGCAGGCGTATGCTTTAATGACCGCTGCCCAGTATGTGCTGAAAAGTTTCATCGAAAACGATATGTTATCCGATTTCAACGATAGTTTATTATTTATGCAGGCTCTTGCGATGAGCGATTATATAGGTGATATCCCATTTTTATTAGCATTCGATATTCTCGATATATCTTTTTAA
- a CDS encoding DUF779 domain-containing protein: MVERVIATDAALQLIEKLKERHGPVMFHQSGGCCDGSSPMCYPDGDLIIGNQDILLGHIGGSPFYMHKNQYDYWKHTQIIIDVVDGRGGMFSLEGVEGKRFLSRSRAFTKEELDELQV, from the coding sequence TTGGTTGAACGTGTTATAGCAACCGATGCAGCACTGCAATTAATCGAGAAGTTGAAAGAACGCCACGGACCGGTTATGTTCCATCAATCCGGAGGCTGCTGTGATGGTTCGTCCCCAATGTGTTATCCTGATGGCGATTTAATTATCGGCAACCAGGATATATTGCTTGGTCATATTGGCGGAAGTCCGTTTTATATGCACAAAAACCAATATGATTATTGGAAGCATACACAGATTATTATCGATGTTGTCGATGGACGTGGTGGAATGTTTTCGTTGGAAGGCGTCGAAGGGAAGCGCTTTTTATCTAGATCAAGGGCCTTCACAAAAGAAGAGCTTGATGAGCTTCAAGTATAA